A stretch of the Malus domestica chromosome 08, GDT2T_hap1 genome encodes the following:
- the LOC103411699 gene encoding peroxidase N1-like, with protein sequence MSSSKLLLMYFLRLLVGFATTLVMVQGQGQLTRVGFYSRTCPTAESIVKQTVQTHFNSNPSVAPGLLRMHFHDCFVQGCDASVLLDGPNTEKTAGPNLGLRGSEVIDDAKTKLEAACPGVVSCADILALAARDSVVLTKGFTWNVPTGRRDGRVSLATETTNLPGFRDSIDVQKAKFQDLGLNTQDLVTLVGAHTIGTSACQFFRYRLYNFTTTGNGADETINPLFLDQLRSICPENGDAARRVDLDTGSASRFDATFFTNLKNGRGILESDQKLWTDATTKSFVQRFLGVRGLQALNFNLEFGKSMVKMSNIGVKSATNGEIRRICSAVN encoded by the exons ATGAGCTCCTCCAAATTGTTACTAATGTACTTTCTACGGCTACTTGTTGGTTTTGCTACCACCTTGGTGATGGTGCAAGGCCAAGGCCAACTTACTCGCGTTGGATTCTATTCGCGTACATGTCCCACGGCAGAATCTATTGTCAAACAAACAGTTCAAACTCATTTCAACTCCAACCCTTCCGTTGCTCCTGGCTTGTTAAGGATGCATTTCCATGACTGCTTTGTCCAAGGTTGTGATGCTTCTGTCCTTCTTGACGGCCCTAATACTGAGAAAACCGCCGGGCCTAACCTCGGTTTAAGAGGTTCGGAAGTCATTGACGATGCAAAGACCAAGCTTGAAGCTGCATGTCCCGGGGTTGTTTCCTGTGCAGATATTCTCGCTCTTGCTGCCCGTGATTCCGTGGTTCTG ACCAAAGGATTCACTTGGAATGTGCCTACTGGAAGAAGAGATGGACGAGTTTCGCTGGCAACCGAGACTACTAATTTGCCTGGCTTTAGAGATTCCATTGATGTACAAAAGGCCAAGTTCCAAGATTTGGGTCTTAACACTCAAGATCTTGTCACGCTAGTTGGCGCACACACCATTGGCACCTCAGCTTGCCAGTTCTTCAGGTACAGACTGTATAACTTCACCACCACCGGAAATGGCGCTGACGAAACAATTAACCCTTTATTCCTTGACCAACTACGATCAATTTGCCCTGAAAATGGTGACGCGGCCAGGCGTGTTGATTTAGACACGGGCAGCGCAAGTCGATTCGATGCAACTTTCTTCACAAACTTGAAGAATGGTCGTGGGATACTTGAGTCGGATCAGAAGTTGTGGACCGACGCCACCacgaaaagttttgtccaacGGTTTTTGGGCGTGAGAGGCTTACAAGCATTGAATTTCAACCTCGAGTTCGGAAAGTCGATGGTAAAAATGAGTAACATCGGTGTAAAATCTGCCACAAATGGTGAAATCCGCCGCATTTGTTCTGCAGTCAACTAA